A stretch of the Symbiobacterium terraclitae genome encodes the following:
- the disA gene encoding DNA integrity scanning diadenylate cyclase DisA translates to MVRQVAPGTPLREGLESILHARTGALIVVGDSPEVMALVDGGFRLDCEFTPASLYELAKMDGAIILTRDARRILCANAMLVPDASIPTSETGTRHRTAERVAKQTGELVISISQRRSLITLYQGPVKHILRDFPVILAKTNQALQTLEKYKLVRDEAVERLSALELDDMVSVQDVATVIQRTEMVLRVGAEIERYIAELGVEGRLVAMQLEELTAGVAAEELLIIRDYAAISDPGYAEALRAQLASWPYDMLQDLTAIARLLGAGTLPGSLDSPIAPRGYRMLRRIPRLPAGVIENLVCQFDRLQGVLKASLEELDEVDGIGEARARAIREGLHRLRERSAPLRGRPAQNPPPP, encoded by the coding sequence ATGGTGCGCCAGGTCGCACCGGGCACCCCGCTGCGGGAGGGGTTGGAGTCCATCCTGCACGCCCGCACCGGCGCGCTGATCGTCGTCGGCGACTCGCCTGAGGTCATGGCGCTGGTGGACGGCGGCTTCCGGCTTGACTGCGAGTTCACCCCCGCCAGCCTGTACGAGCTGGCGAAGATGGACGGGGCCATCATCCTGACCCGTGACGCCAGGCGCATCCTCTGCGCCAACGCGATGCTGGTCCCCGACGCGTCGATTCCGACCAGCGAGACCGGTACGCGCCACCGCACGGCCGAGCGGGTGGCAAAGCAGACGGGCGAGCTGGTCATCTCCATCTCCCAGCGGCGCAGCCTGATCACGCTCTACCAGGGGCCGGTGAAGCACATCCTGCGCGACTTCCCGGTCATCCTGGCCAAGACGAACCAGGCCCTGCAGACCCTGGAGAAGTACAAACTGGTGCGGGACGAGGCCGTCGAGCGCCTCTCGGCGCTGGAGCTGGACGACATGGTCAGCGTCCAGGACGTCGCCACGGTGATCCAGCGCACGGAGATGGTCCTGCGCGTCGGCGCTGAGATCGAGCGCTACATCGCCGAACTGGGCGTCGAGGGCCGGCTGGTGGCGATGCAGCTCGAGGAGCTGACGGCGGGCGTAGCCGCCGAAGAGCTGCTGATCATCCGCGACTACGCCGCCATCAGCGACCCCGGCTACGCGGAGGCGCTGCGCGCCCAGCTGGCCTCCTGGCCCTACGACATGCTGCAGGACCTGACGGCGATCGCCCGCCTCCTCGGCGCGGGCACGCTCCCCGGGTCGCTGGACAGCCCCATCGCCCCCCGGGGATACCGCATGCTGCGGCGGATCCCGCGCCTGCCGGCCGGGGTGATCGAGAACCTGGTCTGTCAGTTCGACCGGCTGCAGGGGGTGCTGAAGGCCTCGCTGGAGGAGCTGGACGAGGTGGACGGCATCGGCGAGGCGCGGGCGCGGGCGATCCGCGAGGGGCTGCACCGCCTCCGGGAGCGCAGCGCGCCGCTCAGAGGGCGGCCGGCGCAGAACCCGCCCCCGCCCTGA
- a CDS encoding DUF1573 domain-containing protein: MKDLLCDQFQETVNEYLIRHRSVLDIMAKLQESTARVNRAVTKSVTSCGCVEVHAARQQYPADATLEQLRDHAADHVNGKLCDHCREVVEAELGNNLFYLAALCNTFDLNLYDVILKEHKKLAALGVYNFAD; the protein is encoded by the coding sequence GTGAAGGACCTGCTGTGCGACCAGTTTCAGGAGACGGTAAACGAGTATCTCATCAGGCACCGCAGCGTGCTGGACATCATGGCAAAACTCCAGGAGTCGACCGCCCGCGTCAACCGGGCAGTCACGAAGTCGGTGACCTCCTGCGGCTGTGTGGAGGTTCACGCGGCCCGGCAGCAGTACCCCGCGGACGCCACGCTGGAGCAGCTGCGCGACCACGCGGCTGACCACGTGAACGGCAAGCTCTGCGACCACTGCCGCGAGGTGGTGGAGGCCGAACTGGGCAACAACCTGTTTTACCTCGCCGCGCTCTGTAACACTTTCGACCTAAACCTTTACGACGTGATCCTCAAGGAGCACAAGAAGCTTGCGGCCCTTGGGGTGTACAACTTCGCCGATTGA
- a CDS encoding CarD family transcriptional regulator has product MFQVGDKVVYPMHGAGIIEAIEDREVLGERKRYYVLRLPVSDMQVLVPCDATQSVGLRQVMSEQAFQRVIEVLRSPKKQPEKSWNHRYRMNMEKIRSGDIFALAEVVRSLSHRDREKGLSTAERKMLENARQILLSEIVLMRDLKLEQASSFLDHVLAQ; this is encoded by the coding sequence GTGTTTCAGGTAGGTGACAAGGTGGTCTACCCCATGCACGGCGCCGGGATCATCGAGGCCATCGAGGACCGGGAGGTGCTGGGCGAGCGAAAACGGTACTACGTGCTCCGCCTGCCGGTCTCCGACATGCAGGTCCTGGTTCCCTGCGACGCCACGCAGAGCGTCGGGCTCCGCCAGGTGATGTCGGAGCAGGCGTTCCAGCGGGTGATCGAGGTGCTGCGTTCCCCCAAGAAGCAGCCGGAGAAGAGCTGGAACCACCGCTACCGAATGAACATGGAAAAGATCCGCAGCGGCGACATCTTCGCGTTGGCCGAGGTGGTGCGCTCGCTCTCACACCGCGACCGGGAGAAGGGGCTGTCGACCGCGGAGCGGAAAATGCTGGAGAACGCGCGGCAAATCCTGCTGTCCGAGATCGTGCTGATGCGAGACCTGAAGCTGGAGCAGGCCAGCTCCTTTCTCGACCACGTCCTCGCCCAGTGA
- a CDS encoding PIN/TRAM domain-containing protein: protein MLRRNLRIALTTVGALSGFSFTFLWKESVALLLSVPEHWAFTLLYFVVGTLVGGLLGFVLHPFVTWLEGRLAGTSFIDIILGSVGLICGLLIAALLGIFIGKIPLFGGVISILTALMFGYLGMTVTTRKREEVSEAFASIFSRSAKKEQAAAAPASKPQEYKGISRPKILDTSVIIDGRIADIVQAGFLEGPLVVPSVVLEELRHIADSSDVLKRNRGRRGLDILNQIQKQTGADVRIYEGEIDAPEVDIKLLKLAKMLGGVVVTNDFNLNKVAELQGVQVLNINELANALKPIVLPGEDMTVSVVKDGKEPGQGVGYLDDGTMIVVDGGKRYIGETIEVLVTSVIQTAAGRMIFAKPKLSSLERVAP, encoded by the coding sequence ATGTTGAGGAGGAATCTGCGGATTGCGCTCACGACCGTGGGAGCGCTCAGCGGTTTCAGTTTCACGTTCCTGTGGAAGGAGAGCGTCGCCCTTCTGCTTTCGGTTCCGGAACACTGGGCGTTCACGCTGCTCTACTTCGTCGTGGGCACGCTCGTGGGCGGCCTTCTCGGATTCGTGCTGCATCCATTCGTGACCTGGCTCGAGGGTCGGTTGGCGGGAACTTCATTCATCGATATCATCCTCGGTTCGGTCGGACTTATCTGCGGGCTTCTCATTGCGGCCCTGCTCGGTATCTTTATCGGCAAGATTCCCCTCTTCGGCGGTGTGATCTCCATTCTGACGGCGCTGATGTTCGGTTACCTGGGCATGACGGTCACTACCCGGAAGCGGGAGGAGGTCAGCGAGGCGTTCGCGTCCATCTTCAGCCGCTCGGCCAAGAAGGAGCAGGCGGCTGCCGCGCCGGCGTCCAAGCCTCAGGAGTACAAGGGCATCAGCAGGCCCAAGATCCTCGACACGTCGGTGATCATCGACGGGCGCATCGCGGACATCGTCCAGGCCGGCTTCCTCGAGGGGCCGCTGGTCGTGCCCTCCGTGGTGCTGGAGGAACTGCGCCACATCGCCGACTCCTCGGACGTGCTGAAGCGGAACCGCGGCCGCCGCGGGCTGGACATCCTCAACCAGATCCAGAAGCAGACCGGCGCCGACGTGCGCATCTACGAGGGCGAGATCGACGCGCCGGAGGTCGACATCAAGCTGCTGAAGCTGGCCAAGATGCTGGGCGGCGTGGTGGTCACCAACGACTTCAACCTGAACAAGGTCGCCGAGCTGCAGGGCGTGCAGGTGCTCAACATCAACGAGCTGGCCAACGCGCTCAAGCCGATCGTCCTGCCCGGCGAGGACATGACCGTCTCGGTCGTCAAGGACGGCAAGGAGCCCGGCCAGGGGGTGGGCTACCTGGACGACGGCACGATGATCGTCGTGGACGGCGGCAAGCGCTACATCGGCGAGACGATCGAGGTGCTGGTGACCTCCGTCATCCAGACGGCCGCCGGCCGTATGATCTTTGCCAAGCCGAAGCTTTCTTCTCTGGAGAGGGTGGCACCGTGA
- the ispD gene encoding 2-C-methyl-D-erythritol 4-phosphate cytidylyltransferase — protein sequence MSIDVGGVQVPVSVIIPAAGTGTRMGGGTAKQFLPLRGEPVLVRTVGLFSRCPLVDEIVIAAGNLETTRQLVGHLPKVARIVPGGQTRQESVWAALQAVHSRPRIVAVHDAARPLLTPEVLEGVLCAAALHPALVVAVPVQDTIKQVDDEGRVVATPDRRALWAAQTPQVFWADVLVRAFRQAMADGFSGTDDASLVERTGVPVRVFRGEPGNIKLTTPADFRAAEAALEGGA from the coding sequence GTGAGCATCGATGTCGGTGGCGTGCAGGTTCCCGTCAGCGTGATCATCCCCGCCGCCGGCACGGGCACGCGCATGGGGGGAGGAACTGCCAAGCAGTTCCTCCCTCTCCGCGGCGAGCCGGTGCTGGTGCGGACTGTGGGGCTCTTCAGCAGGTGCCCGCTGGTGGACGAGATCGTCATCGCCGCGGGTAACCTCGAGACGACCCGGCAGCTCGTGGGCCACCTGCCGAAAGTGGCCCGCATCGTGCCCGGGGGCCAGACCCGGCAGGAGTCGGTGTGGGCGGCCCTGCAGGCCGTCCACTCCCGGCCCCGCATCGTGGCGGTGCACGACGCCGCCCGCCCTCTGCTGACCCCGGAGGTGCTGGAGGGCGTGCTGTGCGCGGCGGCCCTCCACCCGGCGCTGGTGGTGGCCGTGCCGGTGCAGGATACGATCAAGCAGGTGGACGACGAAGGCCGCGTCGTCGCCACGCCCGACCGGCGCGCGCTGTGGGCCGCGCAGACGCCCCAGGTCTTCTGGGCCGACGTGCTGGTGCGGGCCTTCCGCCAGGCCATGGCCGACGGCTTCAGCGGCACCGACGACGCCTCGCTGGTGGAGCGGACCGGCGTCCCCGTGCGGGTCTTCCGCGGGGAGCCGGGCAACATCAAGCTGACCACCCCCGCGGACTTCCGCGCCGCGGAGGCCGCGCTGGAGGGAGGTGCATGA
- the ispF gene encoding 2-C-methyl-D-erythritol 2,4-cyclodiphosphate synthase: MLVGFGYDVHRLVPGRPLVLGGVRIPHALGLDGHSDADVILHALMDALLGAAGLGDIGQQFPPSDPAYKGADSLDLLRRVVALLEAEGYRPVNCDITLLAERPKIGPHVGQMRERISGVLGVAPRRVGIKATTNEGMGFVGREEGMAAYAVALIAEA; the protein is encoded by the coding sequence ATGCTGGTCGGGTTCGGCTACGACGTGCACCGCCTGGTGCCCGGGCGGCCGCTGGTGCTGGGCGGCGTCCGGATTCCCCACGCACTGGGGCTGGACGGCCATTCGGACGCCGATGTGATCCTGCACGCCCTGATGGACGCCCTACTGGGGGCAGCCGGCCTCGGCGACATCGGGCAGCAGTTTCCCCCGTCCGACCCCGCCTACAAGGGGGCGGACTCCCTGGACCTCCTGCGGCGGGTGGTGGCCCTCCTCGAGGCGGAGGGGTACCGGCCGGTCAACTGCGACATCACCCTGCTGGCCGAGCGGCCGAAGATCGGACCCCACGTGGGGCAGATGCGGGAGCGCATCAGCGGGGTCCTGGGCGTCGCCCCCCGCCGGGTGGGCATCAAGGCCACCACCAACGAGGGCATGGGCTTCGTGGGGCGGGAGGAGGGCATGGCGGCCTACGCCGTGGCGCTGATCGCGGAGGCCTGA
- the cysE gene encoding serine O-acetyltransferase — protein MLSQIRRDIQVVLERDPAARSVLEVLLCYPGLKAIWAHRVAHWLWKRNFKLLARVISQISRFFTQIEIHPGAVIGQGVFIDHGSGVVIGETAEIGDNVTIYQGVTLGGTGKEKGKRHPTIESGVVIGNGARILGSFRVGANSRIGAGAVVLREVPPNSTVVGNPGRVVVQNGVRTDQLDMIHMPDPIANMFDQMQRQIDRLTQRIERLEEENRALRRAQEGLTHGHSHL, from the coding sequence ATGTTGAGCCAGATTCGGCGTGACATTCAGGTCGTGCTGGAGCGGGATCCCGCTGCGCGCTCGGTCCTGGAGGTGCTGCTCTGCTACCCCGGCTTGAAGGCCATCTGGGCGCACCGCGTGGCGCACTGGCTCTGGAAGCGGAACTTCAAGCTCCTGGCCCGGGTGATCTCGCAGATCTCCCGCTTCTTTACGCAGATCGAGATCCACCCCGGCGCCGTCATTGGACAGGGGGTCTTCATCGACCACGGCAGCGGAGTCGTCATCGGCGAGACGGCGGAGATCGGCGACAACGTCACCATCTACCAGGGCGTCACCCTGGGCGGCACGGGGAAGGAAAAGGGCAAGCGGCACCCGACCATCGAGAGCGGCGTGGTGATCGGCAACGGGGCGCGCATCCTGGGCTCCTTCAGGGTCGGCGCCAACAGCCGGATCGGCGCCGGCGCGGTGGTGCTGCGCGAGGTGCCGCCCAACTCGACGGTGGTCGGTAACCCGGGCCGGGTCGTCGTGCAGAACGGCGTTCGCACGGACCAGCTCGACATGATCCACATGCCTGACCCCATCGCCAACATGTTTGACCAGATGCAGCGGCAGATCGACAGGCTCACCCAGCGGATCGAGCGGCTGGAGGAGGAGAATCGGGCGCTGCGCAGAGCACAGGAGGGTCTGACCCATGGGCATTCGCATCTATAA
- the cysS gene encoding cysteine--tRNA ligase, translating to MRIYNDLTRQKEEFVPLEPGKVRFYNCGPTVYDYFHIGNARNFVVFDTVRRYLEYRGYQVTFVQNFTDVDDKMIKRAQERGITVRALADEMIAAYFEDAGALGVRPADVHPRATELIDEQIDMIQQLIDSGHAYVVEGGDVYYRVTTKSDYGKLSHKNLEDLVAGASERVDPDDRKEHPFDFALWKGQKPGEPAWPAPWGAGRPGWHIECSAMARKFLGDTIDIHAGGEDLAFPHHENEIAQSEAVTGRPFARYWMHNAHLMIDGAKMSKSLGNFFTVRDILKHFDGEVIRMFLLSAHYRTQLNFSDQLVDDTRRALERLYNTVANLEHLARTAPNAELTEQEAAVLAELATARERFIAAMDDDFNTAEGIAVLFDLSRELNSRVAPGASRVLAEGGLALLKELAGVLGLLQRERAAQDLDAEVEALIAARQEARKARNFAEADRIRDQLKAIGIVLEDTPQGVRWKRV from the coding sequence ATTCGCATCTATAACGATCTGACCAGGCAGAAGGAAGAGTTCGTCCCCCTCGAGCCCGGCAAGGTCCGGTTCTACAACTGTGGCCCGACCGTCTACGACTACTTCCACATCGGCAACGCCCGCAACTTCGTCGTGTTTGACACGGTGCGGCGCTACCTGGAGTACCGGGGCTACCAGGTGACCTTCGTGCAGAACTTCACCGACGTGGACGACAAGATGATCAAGCGCGCCCAGGAGAGGGGCATCACCGTGCGCGCGCTGGCCGACGAGATGATCGCCGCCTACTTCGAGGACGCCGGGGCCCTGGGCGTGCGCCCGGCGGACGTCCACCCCCGTGCGACCGAGCTGATCGACGAGCAGATCGACATGATCCAGCAGTTGATCGACAGCGGCCACGCCTACGTGGTCGAGGGCGGCGACGTCTACTACCGGGTCACGACAAAATCCGATTACGGGAAGCTGTCGCACAAGAACCTGGAGGATCTTGTCGCCGGCGCGTCGGAGCGGGTCGACCCGGACGACCGTAAGGAGCACCCGTTCGACTTCGCCCTGTGGAAGGGCCAGAAGCCGGGTGAGCCGGCCTGGCCCGCGCCGTGGGGGGCCGGCCGGCCCGGCTGGCACATCGAGTGCTCCGCGATGGCCCGGAAGTTCCTGGGCGACACCATCGACATCCACGCCGGCGGCGAGGACCTGGCCTTCCCCCACCACGAAAACGAGATCGCCCAGTCGGAGGCCGTGACGGGCAGGCCCTTCGCCCGCTACTGGATGCACAACGCGCACCTGATGATCGACGGGGCGAAGATGTCCAAGTCGCTGGGCAACTTCTTCACCGTGCGCGACATCCTGAAGCACTTCGACGGCGAAGTGATCCGTATGTTCCTGCTCTCGGCCCACTACCGCACGCAGCTCAACTTCAGCGACCAGCTGGTCGACGACACCCGGCGGGCGCTGGAGCGCCTCTACAACACCGTGGCCAACCTCGAGCACCTGGCGCGCACCGCGCCGAACGCGGAGCTCACCGAGCAGGAGGCGGCGGTGCTGGCCGAGCTGGCCACCGCCCGGGAGCGGTTCATCGCAGCCATGGACGACGACTTCAACACGGCCGAGGGCATCGCCGTGCTCTTCGACCTCAGCCGCGAGCTGAACAGCCGGGTGGCTCCCGGCGCCTCCCGGGTCCTCGCCGAGGGCGGGCTGGCCCTGTTGAAGGAGCTGGCCGGGGTGCTGGGGCTGCTGCAGCGTGAGAGGGCGGCCCAGGACCTCGACGCGGAGGTGGAGGCCCTGATCGCGGCCCGGCAGGAGGCCCGGAAGGCCCGGAACTTCGCCGAGGCCGACCGGATCCGCGACCAGCTCAAGGCGATAGGCATCGTGCTGGAGGACACCCCGCAGGGCGTGAGGTGGAAGCGGGTATGA
- a CDS encoding Mini-ribonuclease 3 yields MRLSNPLELPPLTLAYLGDALYEAFVRERLLDLGHVRVNDLHRQALRYVRATAQAGILQHLLPALTEEEQDVVRRGRNAKGHAAPKSADAAEYAASTGFEALLGYLHLAGREERLQQLLQAAAAHVEEQH; encoded by the coding sequence ATGAGGCTGAGCAACCCGCTGGAGCTGCCGCCGCTCACGCTGGCCTACCTGGGCGATGCGCTCTACGAGGCCTTCGTGCGGGAGCGGCTGCTGGACCTGGGACACGTGCGGGTGAACGACCTGCACCGCCAGGCCCTGCGCTACGTCCGGGCCACCGCCCAGGCCGGGATCCTGCAGCACCTGCTGCCCGCGCTGACCGAGGAGGAGCAGGACGTCGTGCGCCGGGGCCGGAACGCCAAGGGGCATGCGGCCCCGAAGTCGGCCGACGCGGCGGAGTACGCCGCCTCCACCGGCTTCGAGGCCTTGCTGGGCTACCTGCACCTGGCCGGCCGGGAGGAGCGGCTCCAGCAGCTGCTCCAGGCTGCCGCGGCGCACGTGGAGGAGCAGCATTAA
- a CDS encoding thymidylate synthase, with translation MNIEIQYLNLCREILDENQTEIAEGRWTPNRTGTGTVGVFGRMLKHDMAEGFPALTTKKLFFNSVKAELLWFLAGRTDLEFLHERGCHIWDKDAARNGGVLGPIYGKQWRAWEGANGRTYDQIAWVIDQIRQIAADPERPNPNARRLIVNPWNVADLEAMALPPCHGPFQFHVKDGKLHLALWQRSADLFLGVPFNIASYALLLHMVAQVTGLQPGTFTHYLNDVHIYRNLVDQVRLQIAREPYPLPQLWLNPEVREIDQFTMDDIQLVNYRHHPAIRGEMST, from the coding sequence GTGAATATCGAGATCCAATACTTGAATCTCTGCCGCGAGATTCTCGACGAGAACCAGACCGAGATCGCCGAGGGTCGCTGGACGCCGAACCGGACGGGCACGGGCACGGTGGGCGTGTTCGGCCGGATGCTCAAGCACGATATGGCCGAGGGCTTCCCGGCGTTGACGACGAAGAAGCTCTTCTTCAACTCCGTCAAGGCCGAGCTGCTCTGGTTCCTGGCGGGCCGGACGGACCTGGAGTTCCTGCACGAGCGGGGCTGCCACATCTGGGACAAGGACGCCGCCCGGAACGGCGGCGTGCTGGGGCCGATCTACGGCAAGCAGTGGCGGGCGTGGGAGGGCGCGAACGGCCGGACGTACGACCAGATCGCCTGGGTGATCGACCAGATCCGACAGATCGCGGCGGACCCCGAGCGGCCCAATCCCAACGCCCGGCGCCTGATCGTCAACCCGTGGAACGTGGCGGACCTGGAGGCGATGGCGCTTCCGCCGTGCCACGGCCCCTTCCAGTTCCACGTGAAGGACGGCAAGCTCCACCTGGCGCTGTGGCAGCGGAGCGCCGACCTCTTCCTGGGGGTGCCGTTCAACATCGCCAGCTACGCCCTGCTCCTGCACATGGTGGCGCAGGTCACGGGGCTGCAGCCGGGGACCTTCACGCATTACCTGAACGACGTGCACATCTACCGCAACCTGGTGGACCAGGTGCGGCTGCAGATCGCACGGGAGCCCTATCCCCTCCCGCAGCTCTGGCTCAACCCCGAGGTGCGGGAGATCGACCAGTTCACCATGGACGACATCCAGCTGGTGAACTACCGGCACCATCCGGCGATTCGCGGGGAGATGTCGACATGA
- a CDS encoding dihydrofolate reductase: protein MIILIAAMDRNRVIGRDGRMPWRLPAEMRHFRRTTMGHVVVMGRRTYESIGGPLKGRTNIVLTRDRSFRAPGCEVRHSVAEVLADPRPLFVIGGAELYRQFLPHADEMILTRIDHEFQGDTFFPAWEASEWELVEATPHPRDDENPYDFVIERYRRAAHQGRPVRAD from the coding sequence ATGATCATCCTTATCGCGGCGATGGACCGCAACCGGGTGATCGGCCGGGACGGGCGGATGCCCTGGCGCCTCCCCGCCGAGATGCGCCACTTCCGGCGCACCACGATGGGCCACGTGGTCGTGATGGGCCGCAGGACCTACGAGTCGATCGGCGGGCCGCTGAAGGGACGCACCAACATCGTGCTCACCCGCGACAGGAGCTTCCGGGCCCCGGGCTGCGAGGTGCGCCACTCCGTGGCGGAGGTGCTGGCGGACCCGCGGCCGCTCTTCGTGATCGGCGGGGCCGAACTCTACAGGCAGTTCCTGCCCCACGCGGACGAGATGATCCTCACCCGCATCGACCACGAATTCCAGGGCGACACCTTCTTTCCCGCCTGGGAGGCGTCGGAGTGGGAGCTGGTGGAGGCCACCCCCCATCCGCGGGACGACGAGAACCCGTACGACTTCGTGATCGAGCGGTACCGGCGCGCTGCACATCAGGGAAGGCCGGTGCGGGCAGACTGA
- the rlmB gene encoding 23S rRNA (guanosine(2251)-2'-O)-methyltransferase RlmB, whose translation MSGQIEGRNPVLEALRAGRALNRLLVARGAREGSIRQVVALARERGVVVQEVDRERLDAMAQGRNHQGVIALAAAHRYHDLDDLLARAAASGEDPLLLVLDGIEDPQNLGSLLRTADAAGVHGVIIPERRAVGLTETVAKVSAGAVEYVPVARVTNIARTLDTLKERGYWVVGTHQDGRELYYEARLTGPLAVVIGSEGKGMSRLVREKCDFVVRLPMLGHVTSLNAAVAGAILVYEIRRQRSSTG comes from the coding sequence GTGTCTGGACAGATCGAAGGACGGAACCCGGTGCTGGAGGCCCTGCGGGCAGGCCGCGCGCTCAACAGGCTCCTGGTGGCCAGGGGCGCCCGTGAGGGGTCGATCCGGCAGGTCGTGGCCCTCGCCCGCGAGCGGGGGGTGGTCGTGCAGGAGGTCGACCGGGAGCGGCTGGATGCCATGGCGCAGGGGCGGAACCACCAGGGCGTGATCGCCCTCGCCGCAGCCCACCGCTACCACGACCTGGACGACCTGCTGGCCCGGGCCGCGGCCTCCGGTGAGGATCCGCTGCTGCTGGTGCTGGACGGGATCGAGGATCCGCAGAACCTGGGCTCGCTCCTGCGCACGGCAGACGCGGCCGGCGTGCACGGCGTGATCATCCCCGAGCGCCGGGCCGTGGGGCTGACCGAGACCGTGGCCAAGGTGTCGGCGGGTGCGGTGGAGTACGTGCCCGTGGCCCGGGTGACCAATATCGCCCGCACGCTGGACACCCTCAAGGAGCGGGGCTACTGGGTCGTCGGCACCCATCAGGACGGCCGGGAGCTCTACTACGAGGCCCGGCTGACGGGCCCGCTCGCGGTGGTGATCGGCAGCGAGGGCAAGGGCATGAGCCGGCTGGTCCGGGAGAAGTGCGACTTCGTCGTGCGGCTCCCGATGCTCGGCCACGTCACCTCGCTGAACGCCGCCGTGGCCGGGGCCATCCTCGTCTACGAGATCCGCCGGCAGCGCAGCAGCACGGGATAG
- a CDS encoding VanW family protein, which yields MLLALLATCPLRITAWAHGAPDRPPEGLEFLLARFSTPIVSAEPGRVHNIALAAAKIDGRVLQPGEIFSFNDVVGPRDAAHGWAQANEIYQGEYVLGYGGGICQVTSTLYNAALLGGLEIRERYHHDRPLQYIDPGRDATVVWGLLDFRFRNSLAVPVRLAVRLVPGEPAHLEVALLTLRPVEGEPIAIEEEHVRFLPPDLTEVPDPGLPRGRRVVVDEGQPGLEVRIYRVFGAGPGARRELVSHDRYPPRAGKVLVGTGE from the coding sequence TTGCTTCTTGCCTTGCTCGCCACCTGTCCCCTTCGGATCACGGCCTGGGCGCATGGCGCCCCGGACCGGCCGCCGGAGGGGCTGGAGTTCCTTCTCGCGCGGTTCAGCACCCCGATCGTCAGCGCGGAGCCGGGGCGCGTGCACAACATCGCCCTCGCCGCCGCCAAGATCGACGGGCGTGTGCTGCAGCCAGGCGAGATCTTCTCTTTCAACGATGTGGTGGGCCCCCGGGATGCGGCGCACGGCTGGGCCCAAGCCAACGAGATCTACCAGGGGGAGTACGTGCTGGGCTACGGCGGCGGCATCTGCCAGGTGACCTCGACCCTGTACAACGCCGCGCTGCTGGGCGGGCTCGAGATCCGGGAGCGCTACCACCACGACCGGCCTCTGCAGTACATCGACCCCGGCCGGGACGCCACGGTGGTGTGGGGCCTCCTGGACTTCCGCTTCCGCAACAGCCTGGCCGTGCCCGTGCGGCTCGCGGTGCGCCTCGTGCCGGGCGAGCCCGCACACCTGGAGGTGGCGCTCCTCACCCTCCGACCCGTGGAGGGGGAGCCCATCGCCATCGAGGAGGAGCACGTCCGCTTCCTGCCGCCCGACCTGACGGAGGTGCCCGACCCGGGGCTGCCCCGCGGCCGCCGGGTGGTGGTGGACGAGGGGCAGCCCGGCCTGGAGGTGCGCATCTACCGCGTCTTCGGCGCCGGGCCGGGCGCACGCCGGGAGCTGGTCTCGCACGACCGCTACCCGCCCCGGGCCGGAAAGGTGCTGGTGGGAACGGGCGAATAG
- the sigH gene encoding RNA polymerase sporulation sigma factor SigH has translation MTATPQRDVFPDYDSMLDEDIVEFAREGSTEALEFLINKYKNFVRAKARSYFLIGADRDDITQEGMIGLYKAIRDFRSDKLSSFRAFAELCITRQIITAIKTATRQKHIPLNSYVSLNKPIYDDDSDRTLLDVISGSKVTDPEELIISREEFGDIEGKMEEILSDLEWKVLMSYLDGKSYHEIAVELHRHVKSIDNALQRVKRKLERYLENRNQGMDRGHD, from the coding sequence ATGACGGCGACACCGCAGCGCGATGTCTTCCCCGACTACGACTCCATGTTGGATGAAGACATTGTGGAGTTTGCCCGTGAGGGGTCGACGGAGGCGCTGGAATTCCTCATCAACAAATATAAGAACTTCGTGCGGGCAAAGGCTCGCTCCTACTTTCTCATAGGGGCCGACCGCGACGACATCACGCAGGAGGGCATGATCGGCCTGTACAAGGCCATCCGCGACTTCCGCTCGGACAAGCTCTCCTCGTTTCGCGCTTTCGCGGAGCTGTGCATCACCCGCCAGATCATCACCGCCATCAAGACGGCGACCCGTCAGAAGCACATTCCCCTCAACTCTTATGTGTCGCTGAACAAGCCGATCTACGACGACGACTCCGACCGGACCCTCCTCGACGTGATCTCGGGCTCCAAGGTGACCGACCCGGAGGAGCTGATCATCAGCCGGGAGGAGTTCGGCGACATCGAGGGCAAGATGGAGGAGATCCTCAGTGACCTCGAGTGGAAGGTGCTGATGAGCTACCTCGACGGGAAGTCGTACCACGAGATCGCCGTGGAGCTGCACCGGCACGTGAAGTCCATCGACAACGCCCTGCAGCGGGTGAAGCGCAAGCTGGAACGGTACCTGGAGAACCGGAATCAGGGGATGGATAGGGGACATGACTAG